In Miscanthus floridulus cultivar M001 chromosome 19, ASM1932011v1, whole genome shotgun sequence, the DNA window ATGGCACACGTGCAGGAAAATAGCCAATCTGCTGTGAAACGTACCGAAATGCCCAAGTGCCTTGACCTACTGATAACTCTGTGGGGACACACTCCCCACGATAGGGGTTTGTTGTTGTCTTCTGGTGGCCATTATCGTGAGACGACACCTAGTAATGCCAGCCATGGTAGTCCACACGAGATATCAGCGGACCTCATAGGTGTCTAGAGTGTTGGTCCATTCTCCAAGAGATCCACTAGGGATTTCTCTGTCAACAGCCCATGCAATAAAAAGAGTGcttccattgatgagtgccttaaCAACCTGACTGACATCATTAAAGACCATTAGCTCCAGAAGGCCCGTACGAGCAAGCAGGAAGATGAGATGGACAAAGTggtgaagattatgaaagaagatGGTTTGGAAGAGTCTGATGCTGTTATGCTTAGGCTttaattattttcacaaacacaCTGCACCACAGGAACTTCCCCAGCATGGAAACAAAACAAGGCTGCATCAACTTTGTGCAGATGTGCTGGGAGGATAGGAGGACCAGATCTAAGTAGATGTTATCCGAACAAGCCCTCCTACTGTGGCAGTCAATGTTGTTTCACTTCCTACTATGTTGATGTTGAGTTGTATTGTGTCGCTGAGAACATTTGTTGAAGTTCCATCATTGTAATGCGGCCTGTGACTTGAACATTGTGTGTTGGTTTTTTCCAAGTACCCAAATAAATTGTTTCTGTGTTGTAAATTGCTTTGTCCAACAGACATTTCATTTTTTCATGTTTAGGACGAGGTAGCTGTTGCAGCCATCACAGAGTCCCAAGTTATGAATCCTTCTCTACATTTGTTTACACATATGCAGCACATGTTCCTCGCTTCCTAACTTGCACTTAATTGGTCATGTAGGTTCATCTACAATTACAAATCATCGCTGCCTCAGTGTATGGTGCTACAGGCAACAATGTTTCCATGCTGCTAATTAAGAGCATTGTACTAGGACTTGGTCTCGGGTTCACTAACTAATCAGGTAACTTATATAGACAATTCAAGTATTTTTGTTTCATTGAGCTGGACTGAGTGATTAAAAACAAAGTTACTGATTATTGAAGAACCTACAAGTGTTCAACATATGAAGTGATAATGTATCAGAGTGGACATATAATATAGCTGGAAAGTAAAAATTGTGATGTAACATGAGCTTTCTAGTTTCAAGTTGCAATAATATTCACTGCTTCATTTTAGGACTAAATCTTGGTTTTGCAGATGAGCAGCACTGAGGTTTTTGCTAACAGCGACAGCTCAAGCGACGGACCACCTATTTTGAACTTGGCGGCTACTGCTGTCTTGCTTGCAAAGTACAAAGCAGCAGTAGCCAATGAGGCTCCTGTGGTGAACCCGGACCTCCCCTTCTGGAAGATGACCGGGCGACAGTGGATGGAAGTCAATCTATGAAACGAATGGAATTGCTTGGACAATTTGCGTATGTCTCCTGATAACTTGCTGCATTTGCATAACATTTTACTTGGGTTTGACCTAAAGGGTACACGACAGACATGATCCCTAGAATGTTTAGGTATTTATGTGTGGACTTGTGCGCAAAACCAGGCAACTAGAAGGAGCAGGGATAGATTCAAACGGTCTTTGGATACAGTTAGTAGAAAGATGAGTCATGTCGCCGAGGTTATGTGTAGGTGGGCACACTATGTTCTTGTTCTAGCTGATTGCAGTTATGATAGAGTGAAATGGCAACTTGGCACATatgcaccattctttgatggataCATCGAGGCTTTGGATGGCACACACGTCAAAGTTAAGGTAAATAAGGAGGCCAAAATTGACCATATAAATAGAAAAGGAGATGTAACTATGAATATTTGTGCCATTGTGGACATGGATGGGCGCTTCACATATGTCGGTGTGGGGATGGCGGGTTCGGTGCATGCCATGTTGGTTCTCAAAGAATGTTGAGAGGAACCAAACTTCCCGCATCCACCAACTGGTGAGTGACAACTGCCAAGCAATTAAGTGACCTACATTGTTTTAGTTGCTTGTGCAAAACATAAAACCTAATTGTGCAATTGGTTCATGTGTTGTAGGCTGCTACTATCTGGTGGATGCTGGTTACGCACTAGAGTCTAGATACATGGGTCCTTTCATAAAATACAAGGTACTATCTAGATGATTTTAGGGGTGTACCTATAGAGATTATATCTTGACAAGAGAAATTTAACTTGACTCATTCTAGGCTACACAATGTTATCGAATGGACATTTGGGGTTCTTAAAGGCCGGTGGTAGATTCTTGATGGGGTACCGTACTGCCATAGGACCAAGCAAAAGATGATTATAATGTCTTGCTTTGCACTCCACAATTATTTGTTCATTAGGGAGCATGGATTTGGATCCCCAGCCTACCCACCGTCTCCCTGGGTTTAGCTCAATGCTAGTAACAGTATGACATCAATGAGGAAGTTCATATCTTTGGGGCTATGGGGACAATGATTGTGCAGAGGTGATGTACCTTTGGATGGAAAGTAGGTGATTTCAAGTTAGATGGGCTTTGGTTTGCATCAGTTATGTCTGATACTTGGTGGTGCATGCAGGCGCTGGTTTATGTTCAGCTGCAGGTTGCATGTGGTGTTGTCGAGCCGAAGAGTTGTCTATGCATTTTGCTTTGTGGCTTCGTGAAGGCTATAGGTTTGTAAATGTTGCTTGTATGCATAATTGTATAACCTTGGCATGGTCCAATATGTAGGTAGTGCTATGTTGTATGAAGTCATTGGCTAGAATGTTGAATTGGACTATAATTTGTACAAGTGCCTAATGATGCCATTTCAATGATGTATGGACGGGAAACTATTCGTAGAGTTGGGACTTTACTCTAATTGTATGTGAGTGGTGTTGTAATGAATTGTTTTATTGAGCTGTTGGCATGTGACATGAACAAGGAACTGATGTAAGGGTTGGCCATGGCTGGTTTTTGGTGCCTGATGTTTGATTTGAATTCGAATGATGTAAGGGTTGTCCATGCATGATGGCTGGTGTTGCAATTGGCATCATTTTTTTGAATTGAATGGTTGCCTAGCTGATCCGATTGGTTTGGCTGAATTTATCCATTGTAGTAGAATCAGCCGATGGCACCCAGCCGATTTGTATCAGCCGAACAGAGCCGATATGACACCCAACTCTCCtagggatatttaactttttaccattataacggaTGCCATCTCTTCAGATAGCACTCTTAAAATTGCTCCTACATATTTATCATCGAGAGAGAAGAATTCATAACTTTAAGCCATTTTTACATACGTGGCAGGACACGTAGGGAAGCCAGTGTGTCTGTGGGATGCGAAATGACTTTGTTACCCCTCATCTATTTCTTCTTCATCCGTCTCATCCTCATCGCTTGGTAAAGATGCATCCTGGCCTCTGCGTCTCTcagctccgcctcctcctccctcccagaCATGAGCAGCTGCAGATGAAGCCAGCGAGCATGAGGTCTGTGCACCACCCCAGCTAGCACCGCTGCTCCGATGGCAAACGCAGGCACAAGATCCGCCGCGCGTGGGCTCTGCCATGGGCACGGGCTCTACCACGCGTGCGTCCCCATCCCCGGCGTGCCTCCCCCATGGTTGTCGCGCGAGGTCCAGCTCCTCCCCTTTCGGTCGCTGTTCCCCCATCCCAGCGGCACGCGTGAGGTTCAGCTCCTCCCCTTCTGGACGCGCGAGCTCCTAGGTCCGGCGAGGTGACACCATGTTTGTCGTCGGTAGGGGAAGCTGGCTTGCCGGTACCGGCAGCGACCGCACTCGAAGAGACGCAGCGCAACTTGTCTGTGGCTGGGGATGCGCGTCCTCCACCGGTGAGGAAGCAGAGGAGCACGAGCACAAGGAGGCACGAGGCCACCATGTTCGTCACCGACGCCGAGGAGGCCGTGTTGCAGCGCGTGCTCTAGGTGCCATGTTCGTCGTCGGCGTCGGGCGCGGCCGTGGACCTACAGGCCATGGCCCCGGCTGCGTCGCCCCCAACTTCCCCTATGTCCTATCAGCCGCTGCCATGAACTCCAtcgtcggccatggctggagctcGAGCAAGGAAGGGATAGAGATAGAAGAAATAGATGAGGTATAAAAATGTCATTTCGCGTGGCTAGTTTACTGTCAGATCGAGTTGACGTGCCACGTTAGTGAAAATGATAAGAACGTATCAAATGCTCTCTCtcgatggtaaatatgtaaaagTAATTCTAAGAGTGGAATATGAAGAGGCGACCTCCGTTCTAACGGTGAAAAGTTAAATATCCCGCTCTCCCCGGGGCCACCTTCCCTCTCACCCGCACAACCATAGAAGCTCCCGTGCGCTAAGAAAGAGGTAGCGGCGTCCTAGCGGAGGAGGCAGATCGGCGTGGGCAATTTAATTTATTGCCACTCTTACGGTTGCCACTCCTCCAGTTGCCAGCGTTAAAAATGCTCCTACATATTTGCCACTGCATGCAATTCACCTCCTACGAATTTGCTATTTTCACCGACATGTCGTGCCAGATGGACTCGCCAGCGTGGAAGGCAGCCTGGGAACCCTATTTGGGCATGGCAAATGACCATACTGCCCCTCCTCCACCTCATGTTCTTTTTTGGGCCAGGAAAAGGACCGATCTCGGACCGAGAAGCCATCGACTCTACTCCAACTCATGCAGCGCCCTCTCCCTAAACCTCATGGTGGCGGCGGTAGACAAGCAGGAGGTGCCGACGACCTCCCCGTTGGCATAGCCAGGCTGGCCTCGGGCCGGGTCACCACCCCCACTCCGACTCCCGCCTCCATCCTCCTCTCCCCCATTTTTCTTCTGGCCGCGGCGGCAGTCAAGGCAGTGGCAGCGGTCAAGTCAGCGGCAGTGGCCAGGAAGGGGGCGCGGTGGCCACTTCCCCAGCCATAGCCGACGTACTGTCCCCATTCTTCAACGCACGATGAGCAGTAGGTACGAATCGTACTCCCCTGAACACCATTTCGCCCAAATCTGCTGAACCTAGGGTTTCAATCTTATTTTTGTTACATCCAATGTAGTCACACTACAGTTATTGTTGATTCATATGCATTAAGATGAAGGGGACTGGCTGCCCTCCTTAGTAAGTTTGAGCTTGCATGTGCTGTAGATTTTGGGATCCAGCAGTCCTTTCTTCTACATTTTTTAATGTGCTTATGGTTCTGTCCAGGATTGATCCTAGAAATGCTTTTAGAATCCATGTTTGTGTTGATAAATACACAACCACTGGTGATTATGATGACAGTGTGGAAATGGTTCAGCAAGAGCATGATGTGTGGTTTGATCTTAGCACCTAGTGCTCCCTGTTTAAGTTTGTGGAAGAAATGAGGACAAACATCATTTGGGGTAGGGATCAACAGTTACTTGTTTGGGGTGTGGACAAAGACAGTGGGACAGAGTGGAAGGTTACTACTGATGAGCAGTTCATGGAGATGATAGAGGCCAGATGGGATGAGAAGGAAATGGATGTGAACTGTGAGGTGCTTGACAGGGACAAGGAATAATCCAGACAGCCTAGATGGGATGCAGGAAAGGCAAATGTGCCAAATGAGCATAGTGTTCATTCCACATCTGGTGTAATAGCAGAGCAAGCTAATGCTCAGGCTAATGTTGAATGCACTAATGATGCTTGTAGCAGTCCAGACCATACTAACTTAGATGATCGTGGAATTGATTGGTCAGCTTACACTATATTACAAGAGGAAGAATTAGATGGGGATGACACTATCTTAGTAGATGAGGACAAAATATATGAAGCCATGGGCTTCAAAGCTGTAGATGATCTTGTAGATGGTGGTGATGGTCCAGCCGAGATACCTATGCCAGTCATTCCTTCTGAGTTGCAAGCAGAGATGGATGCAGCAGCTATGCTTGTTGATGATAATGCTAAGTTTGAGCCTTTGTATTTCTATGACAGAGATAATCCTAATATGTCTGTAGGCCAAATCTATCCATCAATGCCAGAATTTAGAATGGCAGTGAAACAACATTCTATAGTTAAAGAGTTTGAGTTGGGCACTGAAAAATCAGACAAAAAGAGGTTTAGGGGTTTCTGTAGATCTGGAGGATGCCAATGGATTATTAGAGCAAAAACTCAGATTGATGGCAGTGTCAGGGTATAATATGAACTTGCCATTGTTTTTTGAATAACTTGCCATTGTTTTTTGAATAACTTGCCATTGTTTTTTAATAAACATCTCTATCATTATTTTATATGTGAATTTTATATGTGACATTTGTCATTGTTCTTTTGTAGATACAAATAAACAAGAATACTCATACTTGTGCTTCTAGATCAAGAGTACTCAACAGGATGGCATCCCAGGCCTGGATTGCTGAGAGAGCAGTTCCTTTGCTTAGAGATGATCCCTCAATGGGGGCAAAGGCAGTCAGGAAGGAACTTGAGAAGCAATACAAGGTCAAGATCAACTACCAGACTTGCTGGTATGGTAGGCAGAGGGCTGTAGATAAGCTTTTTGGTAAGTGGGATGATTCTTTTGATTGGTTATATAGATTCAAAGCAGAGGTAGAGCTCAGGCCACTTGGAAGTGTGGTTGAGATAGACACTGTTCAAGTAGGAGATAAGGTTCACTTTAGTAGGTTTTTCTGTGCATTCAAAGCTCAGATTGATGGTTTTTAGAGGGCTACAGGCCATACATTAGCATAGATTCTACTCATCTTAATGGCCAGTGGAATGGTCAGTTGCCTTCAGCCAATGGTATAGATGGTCATAATTGGATGTTTCCAATAGCCTTTGGATTCTTTCAGTCTGAGACCAAGGAAAATTGGATTTGGTTCATGGAGCAGTTGGCTAAGGCACTTGGGCTAGTAGAGCATTTGGCTATCTACACAGATGCCTGTAAGGGCCTAGAGGCTGCAGTTAAGCAAGTATTCCCCAGGGTAGAGCA includes these proteins:
- the LOC136526541 gene encoding uncharacterized protein, producing the protein MGFKAVDDLVDGGDGPAEIPMPVIPSELQAEMDAAAMLVDDNAKFEPLYFYDRDNPNMSVGQIYPSMPEFRMAVKQHSIVKEFELGTEKSDKKRFRGFCRSGGCQWIIRAKTQIDGSVRIQINKNTHTCASRSRVLNRMASQAWIAERAVPLLRDDPSMGAKAVRKELEKQYKVKINYQTCWYGRQRAVDKLFGKWDDSFDWLYRFKAEVELRPLGSVVEIDTVQVGDKSETKENWIWFMEQLAKALGLVEHLAIYTDACKGLEAAVKQVFPRVEQRECFRHLMENMKKRFCGSTYASQYMWPAARAYSEEKFDRLMAKATVGRSDIWPWLNEHHKLKWARSKFSEEIKCDYINNNLAESYNSWIKEFKDLPLDSLADAIRIKTLELWERRRKISVAMSGDILPAIIHQLNAASKGLGHLKVLKGNPREAEVAVWYQGEEIRRHVVYLEEQKCTCREWQVSGKPCSHALAVITVERQPDMSKYVHEAYSVKKLQSAYAGVIPHLTDKQQ